The Vibrio mangrovi genome includes a region encoding these proteins:
- a CDS encoding L,D-transpeptidase family protein: MTTFFIFMACLSFSIAAQIDLVKVDKSKRRLYLIEQGQTIKTYRIALGKFPKGAKHQEGDQRTPEGEYVLDAVNLNSNFYKAFHISYPATKDIDYAKQHTLNPGGDIQIHGLKNGYNRPPEFIQSFDWTNGCIALTNEEMDELIRLVPIGTPIHIEW; this comes from the coding sequence ATGACAACCTTTTTTATTTTCATGGCTTGCCTGAGTTTTTCCATTGCAGCTCAAATCGATTTGGTAAAAGTCGATAAATCAAAACGTCGTTTGTATCTGATCGAACAGGGACAGACGATAAAAACATACCGGATTGCTCTGGGAAAATTTCCTAAAGGAGCCAAACACCAAGAAGGCGACCAGCGAACACCAGAAGGGGAGTATGTACTGGATGCGGTCAATCTTAACTCAAATTTCTATAAAGCTTTTCATATCAGCTATCCGGCAACCAAAGACATTGACTATGCCAAGCAGCACACATTAAACCCTGGTGGAGATATACAGATTCACGGTCTGAAAAACGGCTATAACCGTCCTCCTGAATTTATTCAGAGCTTCGACTGGACCAATGGCTGCATCGCTCTGACCAATGAGGAAATGGATGAATTGATTCGGCTAGTTCCTATCGGAACACCAATTCACATTGAGTGGTGA